A single window of Syntrophus aciditrophicus SB DNA harbors:
- the rpoB gene encoding DNA-directed RNA polymerase subunit beta, which produces MGEFRKNFGRIEEILEVPNLIDIQTRSYETFLQEDVAPENRKNFGLQGAFKSVFPISDFSGKCSLEFVSYKIGAVRYDVNECIQKGMTYAAPLKIVVRLVVFDTDRLSDQKNIRDIKEQEIYFGEIPLMTEKGTFIVNGTERVIVSQLHRSPGIFFDHDKGKTLTSGKLIYSARIIPIRGSWLDLEFDSKDLLYVRIDRRRKMPVTILLKAMGYSTEDLLNYFYDVEHIFCEGENFYAAVDESLVGHKLYDDIRDINTGEILFKKGRRINKVILKRIREQRVERIKMDVEELPGRILATDILDPETGEVLFHCNEALSAAGIDVVREKGIRELSVINLGEDLSNVSIRDTLLIDRMETPGDAIIEIYRRLRPSNPPTPDTAQKFFNSLFFENESYDLSTVGRAKMNYKLRLDVSTDVTVLRKEDIMAAVKYLIDLKNGVPECSVDDIDHLGNRRVRSVGELIENQYRIGLVRMERAIKEKMSLQDIETMMPHDLVNVKPVSAVVSEFFGSSQLSQFMDQTNPLSEITHKRRLSALGPGGLTRERAGFEVRDVHPTHYGRICPVETPEGPNIGLIVSLSTYARVNEFGFIETPYRIVKEGRVLPEVKFLTAIEEENQVIAPADQPVNHDGSFKGDLISARKGGDFVNVVPSEVNMVDVSPNQLVSVAATLIPFLEHDDANRALMGSNMQRQAVPLMRPEIPLVGTGMERIVARDSGAVVVAKRSGIVESVDASRIVIKCESAEKTDRDTGVDIYTLIKYQRSNQDTCFNQKAIVNKGQRVRKGDIIADGPATDNGELALGHNVMVAFMSWGGYNYEDSILVSERIVKEDIYTSIHIEEFETMARDTKLGKEDITRDIPNVGEEALRNLDDSGIVRMGVSVKSGDILVGKITPKGETQLSSEEKLLRAIFGEKASDVRDTSLRVPPGVEGTVIDAKVFTRKGAEKDHRSQYIEDEAIAMLQKDREDEIRIITEAVKKEVGTLLQGKQSGAKIVDPKRKKIYLKKGDIITPEILSEIPLHLWKEITVADDEETERAVGQMMANLYDKIEVVEAYFNEKTEKLKASDELPPGVIKMVKVYIAIKRKLQAGDKMAGRHGNKGVLSRILPEEDMPYFKDGRPVDIVLNPLGVPSRMNVGQILETHLGWAAKGLGEKLNDMLDSYQKGNQLRDELKGIYQSREFEKFVDGATEEETYQFVRKLRRGIAVSSPVFDGATESDIRNMLKLANLPSTGQAILYDGRTGEPFDQEITVGMIYMLKLHHLVDNKIHARSIGPYSLVTQQPLGGKAQFGGQRLGEMEVWAMEAYGAAYSLQEFLTVKSDDVAGRTRIYEAIVKGENTSEPGLPESFNVLVKELQSLCLDVELIEEE; this is translated from the coding sequence ATGGGCGAGTTTAGAAAAAATTTCGGCCGAATTGAAGAAATTCTGGAAGTACCCAATTTGATCGATATTCAAACCAGATCGTATGAAACATTTCTTCAGGAGGATGTAGCTCCAGAAAATCGTAAGAATTTCGGCTTGCAGGGTGCGTTTAAAAGCGTATTCCCCATTTCGGATTTCAGCGGAAAGTGTTCCTTGGAATTCGTGAGTTACAAGATAGGGGCTGTTCGTTATGACGTGAACGAGTGCATTCAGAAGGGGATGACCTATGCGGCTCCCTTGAAGATTGTGGTTCGACTCGTTGTTTTTGACACGGATCGCTTGTCCGATCAGAAAAACATCCGGGACATCAAAGAGCAGGAGATTTATTTTGGTGAAATTCCTCTGATGACTGAAAAGGGAACTTTCATTGTCAATGGAACGGAACGTGTTATTGTCAGCCAACTACACCGATCGCCAGGCATATTTTTTGACCATGATAAGGGAAAAACACTTACAAGTGGAAAGTTAATCTATTCAGCCAGAATCATTCCCATCCGGGGGTCCTGGCTTGATCTGGAATTTGATTCCAAGGATCTTCTCTATGTCCGTATAGACCGTCGCAGGAAGATGCCCGTTACTATTCTCCTCAAGGCAATGGGCTACTCAACGGAAGATTTATTGAATTATTTCTATGATGTGGAACATATCTTCTGTGAAGGCGAAAATTTTTACGCTGCTGTCGATGAGTCTCTTGTAGGGCATAAACTTTATGACGACATAAGAGACATCAACACGGGAGAAATTCTTTTTAAGAAAGGGCGCCGCATCAATAAGGTGATTCTTAAAAGAATCAGGGAACAGCGTGTCGAGCGAATCAAGATGGATGTCGAGGAGCTTCCAGGAAGAATACTGGCAACCGATATTCTGGATCCGGAAACAGGGGAGGTTCTCTTCCACTGCAATGAGGCGTTGAGTGCCGCAGGAATCGATGTGGTGCGGGAAAAAGGAATAAGAGAACTGAGCGTCATCAATCTCGGTGAGGACCTGTCCAATGTTTCAATAAGAGACACTCTATTGATTGATCGGATGGAAACTCCGGGAGATGCGATCATCGAAATCTACCGTCGTCTTAGACCAAGCAATCCTCCTACACCCGATACGGCTCAGAAGTTTTTTAACAGCCTCTTTTTTGAGAATGAAAGTTACGATCTTTCGACTGTCGGTCGGGCGAAGATGAACTATAAGCTCCGCCTCGATGTTTCCACGGATGTCACCGTCTTGAGAAAAGAAGACATCATGGCCGCGGTCAAATATCTCATCGACCTTAAAAACGGCGTCCCGGAGTGCAGCGTGGATGACATCGATCATCTCGGGAACCGGAGAGTGCGTTCCGTCGGGGAATTGATTGAAAACCAGTATCGGATCGGTTTGGTTCGAATGGAACGCGCCATAAAGGAAAAAATGAGTCTTCAGGATATCGAGACGATGATGCCTCATGACCTGGTGAATGTAAAGCCCGTATCCGCCGTGGTCAGTGAATTCTTCGGCAGCAGTCAGCTTTCGCAGTTTATGGATCAGACGAATCCATTATCCGAGATTACCCATAAGAGACGGTTGTCCGCCCTGGGGCCTGGCGGATTGACAAGAGAGAGAGCCGGTTTTGAAGTTCGCGATGTTCATCCAACCCATTATGGGCGGATCTGTCCAGTGGAAACGCCGGAAGGGCCGAACATCGGGTTGATTGTTTCGCTCAGTACCTATGCGCGGGTTAATGAATTCGGTTTCATCGAGACCCCTTACCGGATAGTAAAAGAAGGGCGGGTTCTGCCGGAAGTTAAATTCCTGACCGCAATCGAGGAAGAAAACCAGGTTATAGCACCTGCTGACCAACCTGTGAACCACGATGGGAGCTTCAAGGGTGATTTAATCTCTGCAAGGAAGGGGGGGGATTTTGTCAATGTTGTTCCATCGGAGGTCAACATGGTGGATGTATCGCCTAACCAGTTGGTCAGTGTTGCCGCAACGCTGATCCCCTTTCTGGAGCATGACGATGCAAACCGTGCCCTGATGGGGTCGAACATGCAGCGGCAAGCCGTGCCTCTGATGAGGCCGGAGATTCCTCTTGTGGGTACCGGTATGGAGCGGATTGTAGCCCGGGATTCAGGTGCTGTTGTGGTGGCAAAGAGATCGGGAATTGTTGAGAGTGTCGATGCATCGAGAATTGTCATCAAGTGTGAAAGTGCCGAAAAAACAGATCGAGATACCGGTGTTGATATTTATACGCTGATCAAATACCAGCGATCGAATCAGGATACCTGCTTCAACCAGAAGGCCATCGTCAACAAGGGCCAGCGTGTCAGGAAAGGGGACATCATCGCCGATGGTCCCGCCACTGATAACGGCGAGCTGGCCCTCGGACACAACGTCATGGTGGCCTTCATGTCCTGGGGCGGATACAACTACGAAGATTCCATTCTCGTCAGTGAAAGGATAGTCAAGGAAGATATCTACACTTCCATTCATATCGAAGAATTTGAGACCATGGCCCGGGACACCAAACTGGGTAAAGAAGATATAACTCGCGATATCCCTAATGTCGGAGAAGAAGCGCTCCGCAATCTGGATGATAGCGGAATCGTTCGAATGGGGGTTTCCGTCAAATCCGGTGATATTCTGGTGGGTAAAATTACACCCAAAGGGGAAACGCAGCTTTCATCTGAAGAAAAGCTTCTCCGGGCGATTTTTGGCGAAAAGGCCAGCGACGTAAGAGATACCTCGTTACGTGTCCCGCCGGGCGTAGAGGGGACTGTCATCGATGCCAAGGTATTTACCAGAAAAGGTGCAGAGAAAGATCATCGCTCACAGTATATCGAAGATGAAGCAATCGCCATGCTTCAGAAAGACAGAGAAGATGAAATCCGGATTATTACTGAAGCAGTGAAGAAGGAAGTCGGTACATTGCTGCAGGGCAAGCAGTCCGGTGCGAAGATCGTTGATCCGAAAAGAAAGAAAATTTACCTCAAAAAGGGTGATATTATAACACCCGAGATATTAAGTGAAATTCCACTCCATTTATGGAAGGAAATCACTGTGGCAGATGACGAAGAAACAGAGCGGGCTGTAGGTCAGATGATGGCCAATCTTTACGATAAGATCGAGGTGGTGGAAGCCTATTTCAATGAGAAGACGGAAAAGCTGAAGGCCAGTGATGAGCTGCCGCCCGGTGTCATCAAGATGGTCAAAGTCTATATTGCCATCAAAAGGAAACTGCAGGCCGGAGACAAGATGGCGGGAAGACATGGAAACAAGGGCGTCCTCTCAAGAATCTTGCCTGAAGAGGACATGCCCTATTTCAAGGACGGCAGGCCCGTGGACATCGTACTGAATCCCCTTGGAGTTCCCTCGCGCATGAATGTGGGACAGATCCTTGAAACTCATCTCGGTTGGGCTGCGAAAGGTCTTGGGGAAAAACTCAATGACATGCTGGATTCCTATCAGAAAGGAAATCAGTTGAGGGATGAGTTGAAAGGCATCTACCAGTCAAGAGAATTCGAAAAATTTGTAGACGGGGCAACCGAAGAAGAAACTTATCAGTTTGTGCGAAAGCTCAGAAGGGGCATCGCCGTTTCATCGCCCGTGTTTGACGGAGCCACTGAATCTGACATCAGAAATATGCTGAAGCTGGCAAATTTACCTTCAACTGGACAGGCTATACTCTATGATGGTCGTACGGGTGAGCCGTTCGATCAGGAAATCACCGTGGGCATGATTTACATGCTGAAACTTCATCATCTTGTGGATAACAAGATTCATGCACGATCTATAGGACCATACTCACTGGTAACCCAGCAGCCTCTTGGAGGAAAGGCTCAGTTTGGAGGGCAGCGACTTGGAGAGATGGAAGTCTGGGCGATGGAGGCTTACGGCGCAGCGTATTCACTGCAGGAATTCTTAACCGTCAAATCAGATGATGTAGCCGGCCGAACGAGGATTTATGAAGCGATCGTCAAAGGCGAGAATACATCGGAGCCAGGTCTGCCGGAGTCGTTCAATGTGCTGGTAAAAGAATTGCAAAGTCTTTGCCTTGATGTGGAGTTGATTGAGGAAGAATAA
- the rpoC gene encoding DNA-directed RNA polymerase subunit beta', with protein MEDVFSYFEKPKDPIRFNAIKISIASPDKILSWSYGEVKKPETINYRTFKPERDGLFCAKIFGPVKDYECLCGRYKRMKHRGVVCEKCGVEVIKSKVRRERMGHITLATPVAHIWFLKSLPSRIGNVLDLTLKELERILYFESWIVLDPRNTPLRKKDLLSDEEYNDLREQYGPDGFQAGIGAEAVRKLLEEVDLEGLDVELRDELKTASSDTKRKKVIKRLKVIEALRKSGNRPEWMILTVLPVIPPDLRPLVPLDGGRFATSDLNDLYRRVINRNNRLKRLQELNAPEIIIRNEKRMLQEAVDVLFDNGRRGRAITGTNKRPLKSLSDMLKGKQGRFRQNLLGKRVDYSGRSVITVGPDLRLHQCGLPKKMALELFKPFVYNRLQEKGYVTTVKSAKKMVERETAEVWDALDEVVREYPVMLNRAPTLHRLGLQAFEPVLIEGKAIQLHPLVCTAFNADFDGDQMAVHVPLSIEAQTEARVLMMSTNNILSPANGKPIIIPSQDVVLGIYYLTRSKEDVLGHGMSFSNPEEVRSAFDAGAVELRARIKVRIDDELKETTVGRVILYEIIPEAISFDVINKVMNKKELANLIDYCYRLCGEKTTVILADRLKDMGFKYATHSGMSFAVRNLNIPKNKKDIVVRADRDVLEIQKQYMDGLITDGERYNKVIDLWAQATEKIASEMMGGIETEEQITTEGKKVVESFNPIYMMADSGARGSNAQIRQLAGMRGLMAKPSGEIIETPITANFREGLTVLQYFISTHGARKGLADTALKTANSGYLTRRLVDVAQDCIITQQDCGTVDGISVSALMEGGEIIETAGERVLGRVVLEDIMDPFTGEVLVGANQEIDESLSEKIDRAGIESVRIRSVLTCKAKYGVCARCYGRDLGHGHLVNIGEAVGIIAAQSIGEPGTQLTMRTFHIGGTAKFEEHSTLDSRHDGIVKYVDLNYVVSKIGETVVMSRHGEIHVLDEQLRSRGKYTVPYGAHLKVKDGQSVKRGDRMAEWDPFSIPILAEVDGTVKFGDIIEGKTMQEQVDEVTGLSRKVIVEFKGADLRPRVSLKDATGKTAKVPGTNAAARHLLSVGVNIVVSEGDQVKAGDIIAKIPRETTKTKDITGGLPRVAELFEARKPKDFAVISEIDGVVSYGKDAKGKRKVIVTPEIGDEKEYLIPKGKHVSVQEGDRVIAGEALMSGVNNPHDLLMIKGEKALARYLVDEVQEVYRLQGVKINDKHMEVIVRQMLRRVKVIDPGDTPFMADEQVEKFRFQEENEKAIARGEQPAIGEPVLLGITKASLSTQSFISAASFQETTRVLTEASLAGKVDYLRGLKENVIMGRLIPAGTGLVMYRKLGIKTVADEDAESVEIEGDENSNKKSLDMHAAN; from the coding sequence GTGGAAGATGTTTTTAGCTATTTTGAAAAACCAAAAGATCCGATTCGCTTTAATGCGATAAAAATTTCGATTGCCTCACCGGACAAGATCCTTTCCTGGTCTTACGGCGAGGTTAAAAAGCCGGAAACCATTAATTACCGAACTTTCAAGCCTGAACGTGACGGGCTTTTCTGCGCAAAAATATTTGGTCCTGTGAAGGATTATGAGTGTCTCTGCGGACGCTACAAGCGAATGAAGCACAGGGGCGTGGTCTGTGAGAAGTGTGGCGTTGAAGTCATCAAGTCGAAGGTTCGTCGTGAGAGGATGGGGCATATTACCCTGGCAACGCCGGTTGCCCATATCTGGTTTCTCAAGAGTCTACCCAGCAGGATCGGAAATGTCCTGGACCTTACTTTAAAGGAATTGGAGCGGATTCTCTATTTTGAATCCTGGATCGTTCTCGATCCCAGGAACACTCCGCTGCGGAAGAAGGATTTACTTTCGGATGAGGAGTATAACGATCTGAGAGAGCAGTACGGTCCGGATGGATTCCAGGCTGGAATCGGTGCCGAGGCTGTGAGAAAACTTCTTGAAGAAGTCGATCTTGAGGGGCTCGATGTAGAACTGCGGGATGAGTTGAAGACCGCCTCGTCGGATACCAAGAGGAAGAAAGTCATCAAGCGATTGAAGGTTATCGAGGCTCTACGGAAATCGGGAAATCGTCCGGAGTGGATGATTCTGACGGTGCTACCCGTTATCCCTCCGGATCTGCGTCCCCTTGTTCCTCTGGATGGGGGGCGGTTTGCCACCTCGGATTTGAATGACCTTTACCGCCGTGTGATCAACCGGAATAACAGGCTTAAGCGCCTTCAGGAGTTGAACGCTCCTGAAATTATTATTCGCAATGAAAAAAGAATGCTTCAGGAAGCCGTAGACGTTCTTTTTGATAACGGCAGAAGAGGGAGGGCCATAACGGGGACCAACAAGAGGCCCTTAAAATCTCTTTCCGATATGCTCAAGGGGAAACAGGGGCGATTCAGACAGAATCTTCTGGGTAAGCGAGTGGATTATTCAGGCCGTTCCGTGATCACCGTTGGTCCCGACCTGCGGCTGCATCAGTGTGGATTGCCTAAAAAAATGGCCCTCGAATTGTTTAAACCATTTGTTTACAACAGGCTACAGGAAAAAGGGTACGTCACAACCGTCAAAAGCGCAAAGAAGATGGTCGAGCGGGAGACGGCGGAGGTCTGGGATGCTTTGGATGAAGTTGTCCGGGAGTATCCGGTTATGCTGAACCGTGCGCCGACGCTGCATCGACTGGGACTGCAGGCTTTTGAGCCGGTATTGATAGAAGGAAAAGCCATTCAGCTCCATCCTCTCGTCTGCACGGCCTTTAACGCGGATTTCGACGGCGATCAGATGGCCGTTCACGTACCGTTATCGATTGAGGCCCAGACGGAAGCCCGGGTTCTCATGATGTCGACGAACAATATTCTTTCACCGGCAAATGGCAAGCCCATAATCATCCCCAGCCAGGATGTTGTGCTGGGAATATATTATCTGACGCGTTCAAAGGAAGATGTCCTGGGACATGGCATGAGCTTTTCCAATCCCGAGGAGGTTCGCTCCGCCTTCGACGCCGGAGCGGTGGAACTACGCGCCAGGATAAAAGTGCGAATCGATGATGAATTGAAGGAGACGACCGTAGGACGGGTCATTTTGTATGAGATTATTCCGGAAGCCATTTCTTTTGATGTCATTAATAAAGTGATGAACAAAAAAGAACTGGCTAATCTGATCGATTACTGCTACCGGCTCTGTGGGGAAAAGACGACGGTTATTCTTGCAGACCGCCTGAAAGATATGGGTTTCAAATATGCGACCCATTCAGGGATGTCTTTTGCGGTAAGAAACCTGAATATCCCAAAAAACAAGAAAGATATTGTTGTTCGGGCGGACCGCGACGTTCTGGAAATTCAAAAGCAGTACATGGACGGTTTGATTACCGACGGTGAACGATACAATAAGGTGATCGATCTATGGGCCCAGGCGACGGAAAAAATCGCTTCGGAAATGATGGGGGGTATCGAAACCGAGGAGCAGATTACGACGGAAGGGAAGAAAGTTGTAGAAAGCTTCAATCCGATCTACATGATGGCAGATTCCGGAGCGAGAGGCAGTAATGCACAGATTCGACAGTTGGCCGGTATGCGGGGGTTGATGGCGAAACCTTCAGGAGAAATTATTGAAACGCCGATTACGGCAAACTTCCGGGAAGGTTTGACCGTTCTGCAGTACTTCATTTCAACACACGGAGCAAGAAAGGGGCTTGCCGATACAGCGCTGAAAACGGCGAACTCCGGTTACCTGACACGGCGGCTGGTTGACGTCGCTCAGGATTGCATTATCACCCAGCAGGATTGCGGAACGGTGGATGGCATATCCGTGTCGGCCCTGATGGAGGGCGGAGAGATTATAGAGACAGCTGGAGAACGTGTTCTTGGGCGTGTCGTGCTTGAAGATATCATGGATCCTTTTACCGGCGAAGTCCTCGTCGGTGCAAATCAGGAAATCGATGAATCCCTTTCGGAAAAAATTGACAGGGCGGGGATTGAAAGCGTGAGAATCCGTTCTGTTCTGACCTGCAAGGCCAAGTATGGCGTTTGTGCACGGTGTTACGGCCGGGACTTGGGTCATGGTCACCTTGTGAATATCGGAGAAGCCGTGGGGATTATTGCTGCCCAGTCCATTGGAGAACCGGGAACCCAGTTGACTATGAGAACTTTCCATATCGGAGGTACGGCGAAATTTGAAGAGCACTCAACTCTGGATTCCCGGCACGATGGCATTGTGAAATACGTTGACCTCAACTACGTAGTCAGCAAGATAGGGGAAACGGTTGTCATGAGCCGCCATGGGGAAATTCACGTCCTTGATGAGCAGTTGAGAAGTCGAGGCAAGTATACTGTCCCATACGGTGCCCACCTGAAAGTTAAAGACGGTCAGTCCGTCAAAAGAGGGGATCGCATGGCCGAGTGGGATCCTTTCTCAATACCCATTCTTGCTGAAGTCGATGGAACCGTGAAGTTTGGTGATATCATCGAAGGAAAGACGATGCAGGAACAGGTTGACGAAGTTACCGGTCTTTCCCGTAAAGTTATTGTTGAATTCAAGGGGGCGGACCTCAGGCCTCGAGTTTCCTTAAAGGATGCCACAGGAAAGACAGCCAAGGTTCCCGGCACAAACGCGGCGGCAAGACATCTTCTTTCAGTAGGCGTGAACATCGTTGTCTCTGAAGGAGACCAGGTCAAAGCCGGTGACATTATCGCCAAGATCCCCAGAGAAACGACCAAAACGAAAGATATTACCGGTGGTCTTCCGAGGGTTGCAGAGCTTTTTGAAGCGCGGAAGCCCAAGGATTTCGCCGTTATTTCTGAAATCGACGGCGTGGTGTCCTACGGCAAGGATGCCAAGGGAAAAAGAAAGGTGATCGTAACTCCGGAAATCGGCGATGAAAAGGAATACCTCATCCCCAAAGGAAAGCATGTCAGCGTCCAGGAAGGTGACCGTGTGATCGCCGGGGAAGCTTTAATGAGCGGTGTCAATAATCCTCATGATCTTCTCATGATCAAGGGAGAAAAAGCCCTGGCTCGCTACCTTGTTGATGAGGTTCAGGAAGTTTACCGACTGCAGGGCGTGAAGATCAATGACAAACATATGGAAGTCATTGTACGCCAGATGCTGCGGCGGGTGAAAGTTATCGATCCCGGAGACACTCCCTTCATGGCTGATGAGCAGGTCGAAAAGTTCAGGTTCCAGGAGGAGAATGAAAAGGCCATTGCCAGAGGAGAGCAGCCGGCCATTGGGGAACCTGTTCTTCTGGGTATCACCAAGGCTTCTCTGAGTACGCAGAGCTTTATTTCTGCTGCCTCATTCCAGGAGACGACACGGGTTCTTACGGAAGCGAGTCTGGCGGGCAAGGTGGATTACCTCCGAGGTTTGAAGGAAAATGTGATTATGGGTAGATTGATTCCTGCCGGGACTGGGCTTGTGATGTATCGCAAGCTCGGTATTAAAACGGTGGCGGACGAGGATGCTGAATCAGTGGAAATCGAGGGTGATGAAAATAGCAATAAGAAATCTCTTGACATGCACGCGGCGAATTGA
- the rpsG gene encoding 30S ribosomal protein S7 gives MPRRREIAKRVILPDPKYKNILVAKFVNNLLKEGKKSIAESILYGAFDLIEKKAKESPVELFERAVNNVKPVIEVKSRRVGGSTYQVPTEVAASRRVALAIRWIISNAKDRAEKTMREKLAGEFIDAANNRGGSIKKRESVHKMAEANKAFAHYRF, from the coding sequence ATGCCAAGAAGAAGGGAAATTGCTAAAAGGGTTATTCTTCCGGACCCTAAATATAAGAATATTTTAGTTGCAAAGTTTGTCAATAATCTCCTCAAGGAAGGTAAGAAGAGTATTGCGGAGTCCATTCTTTATGGGGCTTTTGATCTCATAGAGAAAAAGGCCAAGGAATCCCCTGTGGAATTGTTTGAGAGAGCTGTAAACAATGTGAAACCCGTCATTGAAGTCAAATCAAGGCGTGTGGGGGGGTCTACCTATCAGGTTCCCACGGAGGTCGCGGCATCAAGAAGGGTTGCGCTGGCCATTCGCTGGATCATATCCAATGCCAAGGATAGGGCGGAAAAGACCATGAGGGAAAAGCTGGCAGGAGAATTTATCGATGCCGCTAATAACCGGGGAGGCTCCATCAAAAAGCGGGAGAGTGTCCATAAGATGGCCGAAGCGAATAAGGCTTTTGCTCACTATCGCTTTTAA
- the tuf gene encoding elongation factor Tu, translated as MAKKKFERTKPHLNIGTIGHVDHGKTTLTAAITKWLAKKGLAEFRAFDSIDNAPEEKERGVTINISHVEYQTDKRHYAHVDCPGHADYIKNMISGAAHMDGTILVVAASDGPMPQTREHILLARQVQVPSIVVFLNKVDLVDDPELLDLVELELRELLNEYEFPGDDIPIIRGSALKALESENPDDPDVKQIYALMDAVDAYIPEPERDLDKPFLMPVGDVFTISGRGTVVTGRIDRGIIKTGDEVEIVGVRPTQKTVCTGVEMFRKTLDEGRAGDDVGLLLRGIKREDVERGQVVAKPGSITPHTKFMAQVYVLTKEEGGRHTPFFTGYRPQFYFRTTDVTGVAKLAEGVEMVMPGDNVEMEVTLITPIAMEEQLRFAIREGGRTVGAGVVSKVIE; from the coding sequence ATGGCTAAGAAGAAATTTGAAAGGACAAAGCCGCATTTAAATATTGGCACCATTGGACATGTCGATCATGGCAAGACAACTTTGACTGCTGCGATAACAAAGTGGCTTGCAAAGAAAGGCTTAGCCGAATTTCGAGCCTTTGATTCGATTGACAATGCACCGGAAGAAAAAGAAAGAGGCGTCACCATCAACATTTCCCATGTGGAATATCAGACGGACAAGCGTCATTATGCCCATGTGGACTGTCCGGGGCACGCGGACTATATTAAAAATATGATCTCCGGTGCAGCGCACATGGATGGCACGATACTGGTCGTGGCAGCTTCCGATGGTCCGATGCCGCAGACGCGAGAGCATATCCTCCTTGCACGTCAGGTGCAGGTTCCCTCTATCGTCGTTTTTCTGAACAAAGTAGACCTTGTCGACGATCCGGAACTTCTTGATCTCGTTGAACTGGAGTTGAGAGAACTGCTGAATGAATACGAGTTTCCCGGGGACGATATTCCCATCATCAGAGGCTCCGCTTTAAAGGCCCTTGAAAGCGAAAATCCGGATGATCCCGATGTAAAACAGATATATGCCCTGATGGATGCCGTGGATGCTTATATCCCTGAGCCTGAGCGTGATCTTGACAAGCCGTTTCTGATGCCCGTGGGCGACGTTTTTACGATTTCAGGTCGCGGTACAGTTGTGACTGGTCGAATTGACCGGGGAATTATAAAGACCGGTGATGAAGTCGAAATAGTCGGCGTTCGCCCGACACAAAAGACAGTTTGCACAGGTGTGGAAATGTTTCGCAAGACCCTGGATGAAGGGCGTGCCGGTGACGATGTCGGCTTGCTGCTTCGGGGAATCAAGAGGGAAGACGTTGAAAGAGGCCAGGTTGTTGCAAAACCGGGTTCTATCACGCCGCATACCAAATTTATGGCCCAAGTCTACGTTTTGACTAAGGAGGAAGGTGGAAGGCATACTCCTTTCTTCACCGGCTATCGCCCGCAGTTTTATTTCAGAACAACCGATGTTACCGGAGTTGCCAAGTTGGCGGAAGGTGTGGAAATGGTTATGCCGGGGGACAATGTAGAAATGGAAGTGACGTTGATCACGCCGATAGCCATGGAAGAACAGCTGCGGTTCGCTATTCGCGAAGGCGGAAGAACGGTCGGCGCCGGTGTTGTCAGTAAAGTGATTGAATAG
- the rpsJ gene encoding 30S ribosomal protein S10, with amino-acid sequence MKDQKIRIRLKAYDYKLLDRSVEEIVETARRTGARIAGPVPLPTEINKYCVNRSPHVDKKSREQFEIRTHKRLIDIIEPTQSTVDALMKLDLSAGVDVEIKA; translated from the coding sequence ATGAAAGATCAAAAAATAAGAATTCGCCTTAAGGCTTACGATTACAAATTACTTGATCGCTCGGTGGAAGAAATTGTGGAAACGGCGAGGCGGACAGGTGCGAGGATTGCCGGTCCTGTACCGCTTCCGACGGAGATCAACAAGTATTGTGTGAACCGTTCGCCGCACGTCGACAAGAAGTCAAGAGAGCAATTTGAAATAAGAACACACAAAAGGTTAATTGACATTATAGAGCCGACACAGTCCACGGTAGATGCACTGATGAAGCTGGACTTGTCTGCTGGTGTGGATGTTGAAATTAAGGCCTAA
- the rplC gene encoding 50S ribosomal protein L3 has product MKKMIIGRKIGMTQVFAEDGAAIPVTAIEVEPSVITQKKTVEKDGYDAIQLGYGRIKQNKATKPLQGHFAKADKGCFRILKEMRCDQIQEYELGQEITLDIFESGEMVDITGTTKGKGFAGVIKRHGFRGGRSSHGSMFHRAPGSIGASAYPSRVFKGKKLPGQMGNKQKTVKNLMIWSLRPERNLILIRGAVPGARNGYLFIKQSAKA; this is encoded by the coding sequence ATGAAAAAGATGATCATTGGCAGAAAAATTGGGATGACTCAGGTCTTTGCTGAAGATGGAGCAGCTATCCCGGTGACGGCAATTGAGGTTGAACCATCGGTTATTACTCAGAAGAAAACTGTTGAAAAAGATGGTTATGATGCAATTCAACTCGGATATGGCAGGATAAAGCAGAATAAGGCAACGAAGCCGTTGCAGGGGCATTTCGCCAAAGCAGATAAAGGATGCTTCCGTATCCTCAAGGAAATGCGCTGTGACCAGATTCAGGAATATGAGCTGGGCCAGGAGATCACGCTGGATATATTCGAGTCCGGTGAGATGGTCGACATTACCGGCACGACAAAGGGCAAGGGCTTTGCTGGTGTGATTAAACGGCATGGCTTTAGGGGGGGTAGATCGTCCCATGGCTCGATGTTCCATCGTGCGCCCGGTTCGATTGGAGCGAGTGCGTACCCGTCACGCGTATTTAAAGGGAAAAAATTACCCGGACAAATGGGGAACAAGCAGAAAACTGTGAAAAATCTTATGATCTGGAGCTTGCGGCCTGAGAGGAACCTGATTCTGATCAGAGGAGCAGTTCCCGGCGCGCGTAATGGATATTTATTTATAAAACAGTCTGCTAAGGCTTGA